The Brassica napus cultivar Da-Ae chromosome C7, Da-Ae, whole genome shotgun sequence genome has a segment encoding these proteins:
- the LOC106378186 gene encoding golgin subfamily A member 6-like protein 2, whose translation MGGCTSKQERPSMRSVKKESSTEKRRGRRHMRREVDEREKVMFDKLREAEREWGKERKKLREQVKRLRKKVEEREEAKTTTTEEREYWKWVVEEMCVERAVRDEAVEKWKQLYLAIKNELDHLIIHTTSSSSGEATMQRQLEGKGEEEAVKTVEELRNEVRVKEDTIETLKEKIALMDREKYEKEREIDILRQSLRILGSKKNKKKGASFASMNLMILKTKCVECT comes from the exons ATGGGTGGTTGCACAAGCAAGCAAGAGAGACCAAGTATGAGAAGTGTCAAGAAGGAGTCTTCAACTgaaaaaagaagaggaagaagacacaTGAGAAGAGAGGTGGATGAGCGAGAGAAAGTGATGTTTGATAAACTTAGAGAGGCGGAGAGAGAGTGGGGGAAAGAGAGGAAGAAGCTAAGAGAGCAAGTGAAGAGGCTAAGGAAGAAAGTGGAGGAGAGAGAGGAAGCaaagacaacaacaacagaGGAGAGAGAATACTGGAAATGGGTTGTTGAGGAGATGTGTGTGGAGAGAGCAGTGAGAGATGAAGCCGTTGAGAAATGGAAACAACTCTATTTAGCTATCAAGAATGAGCTTGATCATCTCATCATCCACACAACTTCTTCCTCTTCTG GAGAGGCAACAATGCAAAGGCAACTTGAGGGGAaaggtgaagaagaagcagtTAAGACAGTGGAGGAACTGAGAAATGAAGTTAGAGTTAAAGAAGATACAATTGAgacattaaaagagaaaatagcTTTGATGGATAGAGAAAAGTATGAGAAGGAAAGAGAGATTGATATACTTAGACAGAGTCTGAGGATTCTTGGAAgcaagaagaataagaagaaaggAGCATCGTTTGCATCAATGAATCTGATGATTTTGAAGACCAAATGTGTGGAATGTACATAA
- the LOC106363917 gene encoding uncharacterized protein LOC106363917, with the protein MSKISNLDYAALNLSGDNYLQWALDTKINLRSKGLGDTIIEGNNENDKNRYRAISIIRHHLIEGLKDQYLTMENPLDLWTALQRRYDHQKMVLLPKARYEWKNLRFMDYKSVDEYNSVLLKIVSMMRLCDEEVTEKELLDKTFSTFHSTNVLLQQQYRERGFATYIDLISCLLMAEANNELLMKNSEMRPPGLAPLPEAHKAEHEEKDPKESNHVYNERRTHGRGRGGYKGRGGRENYTYGRDNYTYGRGYGNHNNRGRGSNYGRGRANFGRGGGGISKPFYSTKSVCHRCGVSNHWAKNCRTPKHLCELYQESLKNKNPEAHMVHDNGYDVDDDFDHEKDDPMDHETSDCLKD; encoded by the coding sequence atgtcgaaaatctcaaatCTAGACTacgcagcccttaatctctcaGGAGATAACTATTTacagtgggcgctagatacaaagatcaaCCTGAGGTCaaagggactcggtgatactatcatcgagGGAAACAATGAGAATGATAAAAACAGATACAGGGCGATTagtattatacgccatcacctCATTGAAGGTTTAAAGGATCAGTACCTGAcaatggaaaatccactagacctTTGGACCGCTTTACAGcgtagatatgatcaccagaaaatgGTGCTACTTCCAAAGGCTAGATATGAGTGGAAGAATCTCAGATTCatggactataagtccgtggatgaatACAATTCTGTATTGTTGAAAATAGTTTCAATGATGAGACTTTGTGATGAAGAAGTAACCGAGAAAGAGTTACTTGATAAGACCTTCTCTACATTTCATTCAACAAATGTGTTGCTGCAGCAGcagtatagagagagaggattCGCCACATATAttgatctgatctcgtgcctacTTATGGCCGAGGCTAATAATGAACTGCTCATGAagaacagtgagatgagacctccaGGTTTAGCACCATTACCAGAAGCTCACAAAGCTGAACATGAAGAGAAAGATCCCAAAGAAAGCAACCATGTCTATAATGAGAGAAGAACACACGGCAGAGGCCGTGGTGGGTATAAGGGACGTGGTGGCCGTGAGAATTACACATATGGCCGTGACAATTATACTTATGGCCGTGGATatggaaaccacaataaccgtggtcgtggttccaactATGGCCGTGGAAGAGCCAATTTTGGCCGCGGTGGAGGCGGTATATCCAAGCCGTtttactcgaccaaatccgtttgTCACAGGTGTGGGGTGAGtaaccattgggccaagaactgtAGAACCCCTAAACATCTATGTgaactctatcaagagagtcttAAGAACAAGAATCCAGAAGCTCATATGGTTCACGACAATGGGtatgatgttgatgatgatttCGACCATGAAAAGGATGATCCAATGGATCATGAAACATCAGATTGTCTTAAAGACTAA